DNA from Alnus glutinosa chromosome 2, dhAlnGlut1.1, whole genome shotgun sequence:
ACCAGAACAAGGTTCACAATCTTTCTCAGAACAGATATGGAATTCATCGTCATGGAGGTCAATTACTTGCTTGATCAATGTGGTAAAGtgttttctgattttattttttaccccaaGAGAGGGAAAgaagagattcgaactagtgatctgcacgcttcatgaggcgtagtcCCCGGCCGATTGAGCTATCCCAAAACAAATTAGGACAATTGTGCTCCTTTTGAACCAAATTCAGATAAGACCATGGAAGAAATTATATCAATAGAAAGAATCAACCAATGTTGAATGAGGTATGGAGGGTTGTTATAATTATGGGCACTAAAATATTATTCAAGTCTAGTGGGATTATTGTCTACCATTTAGCTAAATATGTAATAAAGCTTTTAACCATCTTGGGGCTTTGATGTGATGTCAAAAGCTTCTTTCTCGATCCTTCAGATTTTGTTCACCATTTGTTAATTAAATACATATCGATGTGCATACATGACACACTAAACCAAATATCAAATTATAGTGAGCGTGCAGATTTACTGAATAATAATGGACAATGATGAAAAGTCACCCAGATTAAGTTTGGGATATGATGAAAGGTCATTAAGGGTTTGATCAGATTCACAACTATGGAAATTGAAGCGATTAAGACGATGTTACCTCAATGGCATCAACAGTAAGGAGCAGGACGATAATTTTTTCTGCGAACCTCTGACGCTCCTCTGCATCATGGGCTACGCGCCGGCGGTAGGAGAAATTATGGAACAATGATCTGATCTCCTTCAACTTGGTCTTGGCAACTGCCAGATCTCTAAGGGCACGAAGAGTCTGTGATCTCCGGATCAGATAAGCTCTGAAGCATATCTGAATCATCAATGCTGCATCTTGAGGAGACAATTCCTTCTTCTTACCTTTGCTCTTTCCAACAGCTCCAACTCTCTTGGCAAAGGCCTTTAAGATAAAGTACAATACATTACGTTCGTATGCACAGTACTTCCAGATAAGTACAATACCACGCAGGATTAAGGAAATTAAATGGATCATAAATCAGTAATTATAGGAAAGACCTGTCTTAAAATCACAGCGCCGTGATCTGCAGGATCTTCGATCTCCACCACATGCATGTCACTCTCTCCCTTGAGTCCCTTCTTCTTATTCTCCTTTAATCCGCTACAGTCACCTACATCGCCGCTCGATGCTTTGAACGTGTAAGTCCGCGCGATCGGGCGCCCCGCCTCTCCCCTCCCCTTTATCTCCTCCGTCCATTTATAGTTCTTCTCAGTCCCTCCCACCTTCTTCTTCCCTCCCTTGATCTCCGCCGTCCATTTGTACTTCCGTTCCACGCCATCCTTCTCCGGGCTCTTTATCTCCGCTGTCCATGTGTACTTACGGTCCCCACCTTTTTCCCTCGCGTTGACCAGCCGATCGAAGCGCGATTCCAGCTCGCTCACTCGGTCGCACAGGCTCTGCAAGTAAAAATGCTCGGGTCCGCGCCTCTTCTCGACTCGCTGGATACGTCTGTAAGAAGCGAAGGAAGGCGTTTCGTTGATGCGGACCAGATCGGTGACCGCATCGAAGAATGCAATTGGGCTaggcttagggtttaggaggTCGAGACCGAGGCTGAGATCGAATGCCTCCTCCACAAATGAGGGGAAAGCTAGGGGTTCGGCCGCGAAAATGGAAGTTTCTCTGAGGAAGAGTGAGGGATGGTAGTGGGCCTCGATGAGGTCGATTCGCCTGAATAGGCTCATGGTTCGCTGAGTCAAAACGGTGAAACTCGGTGAGTCAGAGTGAGAGCGAGAGAGAAATGAACGAGTTAGGGTTTTTCCGTGTCAGCTCTTGAAGATGATCTATAAAGACTTTGAaaaggcaaagaagaagaagacagatTTGTGAAAGGAACGAGGAATATCAAAAAGTAAGCGGTGGGGGTAAAAGTGGAATTTAGTTCGTGAAACAAACAACTTGACTGGTTGGATTCGGAATTCGGCGCAGTGGGAACCCGTGGGATAAGGTTCGCCGCATATTCGAGATGTGAATTGACGAAATTGTGAGGTGGTTGCGGGAAAATTACAGAGACACAAGAATCTGTTAATGCGATTACACTAAAGGGCAGACTGACTCACAGAGCATGTGAGCTTTCTGATTTCCAAGTGTCGCCCACGTGCTGACGGGATATGCGTAATTTTGTACAGAGAAATCTTTAAAAAGTTTGGTAGGGTGttttcttgtgatttttttttttcaatattaataaaaaatgattagtgatataaaagtgaaaaaagatttgaattcttttgtgagaaaaaagtgaaaaaaattatttggtaatagaaaaaagaaaaaaagagagagggatAAATGAGAGGAGTGTAACACACGTACACCAAGTGATTTTAATTCCACCGctctataaaatataaaaaagaaaagaaagaaaaggaatcaATCCTAAGGttgaaaaactaaagaaatcTTTTTTAAAGCTATAATCTTTATCCTCTTTATGATAATAGATTGGGGGATGATTAGGGATCGTTCATATATAGTCCATAGATGATTGATGAGGCCCATTTCAGAATACAAAATTTCAGCTAATATGTGGCATTTCATATTAATTTGCGTAAGTGGTACGGTATTGGATAAGCACAACTAGCTGGTTCCCGTTAATTAATATGCTCAGTAGTCAGTACGTACGTATATTCTACTTAGATTATCTAAATTAATTTTGGTATATATGCTCTCAGGATTTTCTGTGCTTAAGCATTTTTTATCAACCCTATTGACGCATTCGCTGATTTGACTAAAACTCccataaattaattatattgaaGAATATTCACAGACTCAgctaattatataattatataattgacAAGTACGTTTTCGTGAAATTCCTAAATTCTTAACAAGGATTTCTAgtattagttttttatttatttattattattattatttttatgaagaGGGTGTAAGAGTTTTGCTGCAACTAATCGATCTCACACAAAGCACCGTTACGTTTGTGTTGATTGGCTTGGCTTGCAAATATAGCGAATAAGAATCGATCTCCTCTAAATTGCACACATGCAATTCGAACAACCCCGCTTTCCAGGGGACAAATTAACAACCGCCTGTCTGAAGGCTTCACACTATTTTTGCCATCGTTTTTCCTTGGGGAAATCATGACAGTTACGTGATTCTTCTTGTTATAAACCAAAGCGGTCTGGTTCAGAAAAGTGGGAATCaaattaagctttttttttttttttttttttctgaaatctGGTTTGGGACATATATAGACTGTACGTGAATAAGCTGCACGTGAGAATTGGATGAAACTAAACCAATATTCCAAATACAATCCCATCATTAATTCCGCACAATATATTGGTTTAATTTCCTCCAATATCTTACTTACAGTTTTCACTTGAACATCGATCTTTCTTGGAAAATCGACACACCCTTGGATCTACACGAGGTACTCTCGGTTCATCATGCCTGCTAAGAGCTCTCCCAATAACTTagccatttttcctttttagttaaGATAGCTAaccaaattaccaaaaactcTCTCCATCCAGTTATGTAAGCAAAATTCATTTTAGATTTTTCCTTCATTTGTGCACAGTGTCACATGCACCACATGTGGCGCTACACTGTGCAGCAACCCATccctttttaattaatttctctctcaccctctctctttctcttctcctttttcttttaccttCTGTAATAGCTTTTGTTTGTCTCTCTACTCACTCTCTTTCACTCATCGTCCTCAAGCTTTAACGAAACAAAGTCTTAATTTCTTGAGTTTCTTGCAGCAGCTGTTTgggtttttggatttttttattttatttttttaaatggtagCCATGCCTAGCTTATTTGGAGCTAGAAGTAAGCCAGTTTTTGGTGTTGGTGCTGGTGGCTATGCAGCAGAAATACAAGCTGATCAAGGCAGCGGCACCACAGGGGCAGTTGGAGGGGCTGGAGTTTGTTGGGGTGCTAGAGCTGGAGTAGTATATATATGTGGTTTTGGACCTTTAGAAATTAATTAGTTAAACTAATAAAAGTAAATTATGATTAACTATTTTACATTTAAAAATGGCTAAGCCATGAGAGCGCTTTAAGGAACACCCTCTAGATCGACTCTACCCATAACTGTATAACCCACTCTATCATTGCATTCATCGTTGTCATCTTGCAtatgaataaatattaaatgtgtATCTCATCTATAACTCTCAAATTCAAGTTAACAAATTAAACTGGATGGCCGGCTTCGAAAGTTTACAAAGGAAATAAATTCATCCAAACTATCTTATTTAATTTGCAGATCGCACTAAATACGGTGAtcttgtgacgaccctttttttttttttttttttttttttttttacaaacataaaacgagtcatcgcagtggcacgactacgtgtcgctcagccaacatatggcacatgccccataacatgtacctgataatcagagtataacatacatctatctatgcagcggaaaacataaatctgaataacgaaaattacaacttaaacatctttcacaaattaattacaacaaagagccatttaacatctatctgtttgagtcttattaataCTATAagaataatggcttaacaaagaataagtgacacaaacatcacaagccataccaaacctataaaatagtggacaacccgtggtccgacaattacaactgacgcggcgagcttcagtcataatatcccaagcacactgctaccgacccatcgactataccgaagtacctgcagccaaagaaacatcatctacacggttgtggtggtatccacatccgcataggtgaaagaatgagttcaccgccttagtatacctcatactaagacctcagtggtataagactaactgagttttcacaaagaaccaacccttattttatttttagtcgtgcgagcactatattagccacaatttaccaatagctaatgtaGCAAACATCGACTATTcagaaattatttaaaacatactatatagctgtgaaaacatgtagaagttccagacatccctccttggaagtttctacatatagacccctctataataatacttttcaccggtcgcttggacatatgtgcacacgatcactccatcacagatatcacgtatacacataggtcttaagcaaagaacatggcatcttacttttccgtactaggataacatccttcaacaaaacactcgcaacaccatctctaatcgtattccagcttcgtgccttgacatcagtagatcatgagagcactagagttaaactcaatcatgctaacacgtctttcctgaagaacaagaacagtcaaccttcctactcatagacatgccattactcgcacctgggtagtcatgtatccatgtactttcaagttcaatgtatgatattaacacatgactatccgatagaaatatacataagatctttttcatgaagactcttatgcatacaaATACGTttagtaaaactactcataacataaaaacaactctcacaaaacaatgctatatatgctatgcatgaattggggctaataatgctgctgatactgatatgctgctgatactgttatgctgctgatactgatatgctgttgatactgttatgctgctgatatactgatactgctggtatgtatgctctatactacatgctcaatgttccatgcttgaccagtatatatttcactactgtgtcacgctgaaatcatgcaaTTGTTAAATTacgtccttttaaaactaaacaaattcagcattttacccaacactttgaaatcattcaaaacttagtttctttatcaaatctacgcagtttcaacataacatgttctcaaacaatttgcataatttaaatctcaatcgcagaacttaacactttaaatctagtcaatacttttcactcttgcactatctctttaacatcattgatatagtttaaacataatcgaaactaaacaaatcatctcaaagcatatacatttcatcatatggttggctcagtttcataaacaatatatatatttttatcaatccaatacatataaaaatatatattttctcagtgagtggaatacgcaccttggctgcattggactccaacccgaacactccttggactctagtcacttggactctacattggagaacccattgaagtctccaattacaacacgatcctgcaaacattggtatcgttagactacactattgaatctcatactctatgacatcctaactacccgcatgctcacacgtcgcattacTCTATCTCTAGAACCAATTAAGTTCCTTTAACTACTATTAGGTCAATCCTCGCTTGtaggttcatattttatcaCTTATTTATCTTTAAGATACTTCTATTATTTTACTTgtctatttattatattaacaaTGTATATTTGATTCATATACAtttatatgtatacatatacaatgcttaaacctaatccgatgatacacATAAGTACCGTGTGTATATAGATAGGTGGATTAGTTACTAGGTTGCTACAAAATTGAtttatatcatatttatatGTTCTATAAGTCTATTAGCTTATACATATTAACTTAACAACTCATATTAGATTAGGCTATAATCCTCTTTTATAACATATCTGTTCACTAAAGGAAGTTTAAAGCACAAACATGAACTCCTAACATTAAAACCAGCCCATTGACTGCCCTCTTTAACCAAAAGAATCCAAATATACCCACCTCAAGCCTTACACCAAATCATGAATCAATATACCCATACAAGCATAACAAGAAATCTAACCATCAATCATAGCTACCCTTCAAATTAAGCTCTGAAATAAATACTATTCTTAATCGGTTAACTTATCAAAACAATCCCTTAAAATTCATACAACATTAATCATAATTATCACAATCTCTATTCCAACAATAATCCAAGATTCTCCTACGACCAAACCTTCAACATCCATGGCCATTCATCAAACCCAAAGCTCTCAAATATTAACACATATCATCCATAGGCAACATaactaaaaatcaaagagacCAACTCCAACATCAATAACTCATTCGgtcaacaacaaaatacatcCATTAAAGCCTCAATTCACATCCATAAACATTATACTCATTCTCTATCAAGTAACCATAACCCAACGTTACCACTCAATTTAAAACTCCCAAACCAATCCATCAAAATTACACAACACCCatcatcaacaattaacaaTTACGTTCTCTAATGT
Protein-coding regions in this window:
- the LOC133861914 gene encoding BAG family molecular chaperone regulator 7 produces the protein MSLFRRIDLIEAHYHPSLFLRETSIFAAEPLAFPSFVEEAFDLSLGLDLLNPKPSPIAFFDAVTDLVRINETPSFASYRRIQRVEKRRGPEHFYLQSLCDRVSELESRFDRLVNAREKGGDRKYTWTAEIKSPEKDGVERKYKWTAEIKGGKKKVGGTEKNYKWTEEIKGRGEAGRPIARTYTFKASSGDVGDCSGLKENKKKGLKGESDMHVVEIEDPADHGAVILRQAFAKRVGAVGKSKGKKKELSPQDAALMIQICFRAYLIRRSQTLRALRDLAVAKTKLKEIRSLFHNFSYRRRVAHDAEERQRFAEKIIVLLLTVDAIEEAGLMVRAAKRSMVDELEAMLDVVDPHPPGKSLSMRRRTFDMPDSRIQKEIAASVTQVVEMLNQEEHSEC